In a genomic window of Coregonus clupeaformis isolate EN_2021a chromosome 27, ASM2061545v1, whole genome shotgun sequence:
- the zeb2b gene encoding zinc finger E-box-binding homeobox 2b isoform X5, translated as MKHEIMADGPRCKRRKQANPRRKNALNYENVMDTGSETEDEDKLLVSEEDGLLNGVGSPASLTNHDAGSPRVGHALMTKEDEDDDMRDSGVDHVWHDNDMLHASVDGTDEMKDDYDTMGPDTTLQTVGNGTVKNVVDCTSEFEEFFAKRSKLQEESLSESHSHVVSIAEYLQRGDTAIIYPEAPEGEELSRLGTPEVPETNSQEENDLPPGTPDAFAQLLTCPYCDRGYKRLTSLKEHIKYRHEKNEENFACPLCNYTFAYRTQLERHMATHKPGRDQHQLLNQGAGNRKFKCTECGKAFKYKHHLKEHLRIHSGEKPYECPNCKKRFSHSGSYSSHISSKKCIGLIAVNGRMRNNMKTGSSPTSASSSPTNTAITQLRHKLENGNGNGKPLGHHQDQNNHHLNIKTEPLDFNDYKLMMASHGFGGPGPFMNGGMGGNSSPLGIHCSAQSPMQHLGMGIEQQLLGYPSLSNNLSEVQKVLQIVDNTVCRQKMDCKPEEISRLKAYMKELGNQIEEQKQGLTSQVGHQVGLPVVSHNGATKSIIDYTLEKVNEAKACLQSLTTDSKRQISTIKREKSNHMLDLGTDDKMHENNIMFTPFSCQYCKEAFPGPIPLHQHERYLCKMNEEIKTVLQTSENLMPTKQGMFTEKHALLLSSMLSEKSPINPYKDHMSVLKAYFAMNMEPNSEELLKISIAVGLPQEFVKEWFEQRKVYQYGTPRTPPLEQRNNHPDMVLAANNHNHTPAKDSMAARSPVSLIKSNDRDRNRDHHITPTSIAEHHNNVNNCENQLRLMKANTFSGHTKHMGDHSKLDHHSRSSTPSPLNLSSTSSKNSHSSSYTPNSLMSEDLNLNMNQSEQPLDLSLPKLMKEPKHAMTLKSRPKLNSINHHDHSSVPSPREHFEEPLNLAYLKKEFEARGQNHHNGDLNKSTSPLFGMNPFGNKPMYTSLPQQSAFPPATFMSPMQASMPGLRPYPGLDQMGFLPHMAYTYATGAATFAEMQQQQRRKYQRKPGFQGELLDGTADYMSGLDDMTDSDSCLSRKKIKKTESGKRPHQCQICKKAFKHKHHLIEHSRLHSGEKPYQCDKCGKRFSHSGSYSQHMNHRYSYCKREAEEREAAEREAREKGHLEPTELLLSRAYLQGMTPQGYPDLEDREGILRDGGMNGGMRDRQKEVEGTYVKIGRREEDFEEEEEESENKSMDTDPDTLRDEEENGEHSMDDSSLDGKTETKSDHEDNMEDGM; from the exons ATGAAATGAAAGATGATTATGACACTATGGGGCCTGACACCACTCTTCAGACAGTTGGAAACGGTACAG TTAAGAATGTTGTTGATTGCACTTCAGAATTTGAGGAGTTCTTCGCTAAGCGCAGTAAGCTCCAGGAGGAGAGCCTGAGCGAGAGCCACAGCCACGTGGTCAGCATCGCTGAGTACCTGCAGCGGGGTGACACTGCCATCATTTACCCAGAAGCACCCGAGGGAGAGGAGCTGTCCCGTCTGGGCACGCCCGAAGTGCCTGAAACAAACAGCCAGGAGGAAAATG ACCTGCCACCTGGAACTCCAGATGCTTTCGCCCAACTGTTGACCTGCCCCTACTGCGACCGGGGTTACAAGCGCTTGACATCGCTCAAGGAGCACATCAAGTACCGCCATGAGAAGAATGAGGAGAACTTCGCCTGCCCCCTGTGTAACTACACGTTTGCTTACCGCACTCAGCTTGAGCGACATATGGCCACGCACAAGCCCGGCAGAGATCAG CACCAACTGCTGAACCAGGGGGCTGGCAACCGCAAGTTCAAATGCACAGAATGTGGCAAGGCCTTCAAATACAAGCACCATCTGAAGGAACACCTGCGGattcacagtg GTGAGAAGCCATACGAATGCCCAAACTGCAAGAAGCGCTTCTCTCACTCAGGCTCCTATAGCTCTCACATCAGCAGCAAGAAGTGCATCGGCCTGATAGCAGTCAACGGGAGGATgcgcaacaacatgaagacaggctCTTCCCCTACATCAGCCTCGTCCTCCCCCACTAACACCGCCATCACCCAGCTGAGACACAAGCTAGAGAACGGAAACGGAAATGGCAAGCCCCTGGGCCACCACCAGGACCAGAACAACCACCACCTGAACATCAAAACAGAACCACTAGACTTCAACGACTACAAACTCATGATGGCCTCCCACGGCTTTGGCGGACCTGGGCCCTTCATGAACGGAGGCATGGGGGGAAACAGCAGCCCGCTAGGGATCCACTGCTCAGCCCAGAGCCCCATGCAGCACCTTGGGATGGGGATCGAACAACAGCTCCTGGGCTACCCGTCCCTGAGCAACAACCTGAGCGAGGTCCAGAAGGTGCTCCAGATCGTGGACAACACTGTGTGCAGGCAGAAGATGGACTGCAAACCGGAGGAGATCTCCAGACTCAAGGCTTACATGAAGGAGCTCGGGAACCAGATCGAGGAGCAAAAACAGGGACTGACGTCACAGGTGGGTCACCAGGTTGGTCTTCCAGTCGTCAGCCATAACGGTGCCACTAAAAGCATCATCGACTACACATTAGAAAAAGTGAACGAAGCCAAAGCTTGTCTTCAGAGCTTGACCACGGACTCAAAGAGACAAATTAGCACTATCAAACGAGAGAAATCCAACCACATGCTAGATTTAGGTACCGATGATAAGATGCATGAGAACAATATTATGTTTACACCCTTTTCTTGCCAATACTGCAAAGAAGCCTTCCCAGGCCCAATTCCCTTGCATCAGCATGAACGTTACCTGTGTAAAATGAATGAGGAGATCAAGACAGTTCTCCAGACTAGCGAGAACCTTATGCCCACAAAACAGGGGATGTTTACGGAGAAGCATGCCCTCCTGCTCTCGTCCATGCTGTCTGAGAAAAGCCCCATTAACCCGTACAAGGACCACATGTCAGTGCTCAAGGCCTACTTCGCTATGAACATGGAGCCCAATTCAGAGGAACTACTGAAGATCTCCATAGCGGTCGGCCTTCCTCAGGAATTCGTCAAAGAGTGGTTCGAGCAGAGGAAAGTCTACCAGTACGGCACCCCAAGAACTCCACCACTAGAACAACGGAACAACCATCCAGATATGGTTCTAGCCGCAAACAACCACAACCACACTCCCGCTAAAGACTCAATGGCAGCTAGATCCCCAGTGTCCCTGATCAAGTCTAATGACCGTGACCGCAACCGTGACCACCATATCACGCCCACCTCCATTGCAGAGCACCATAACAACGTCAACAACTGTGAGAACCAACTCAGACTCATGAAAGCTAACACGTTCAGTGGACACACCAAACACATGGGTGACCACTCCAAATTGGACCACCACTCAAGGAGCAGCACACCTTCTCCTTTGAACCTTTCCTCCACATCTTCCAAAAACTCCCATAGTAGCTCATATACTCCAAACAGCCTGATGTCTGAGGACCTGAACCTCAACATGAACCAGTCTGAACAACCACTGGACCTGTCACTGCCAAAGCTCATGAAGGAGCCCAAACACGCCATGACCTTGAAGAGCAGACCTAAACTAAACAGTATTAACCACCATGACCACTCCAGTGTTCCCTCCCCACGAGAGCACTTCGAAGAGCCACTTAACCTGGCCTATCTCAAGAAGGAGTTTGAAGCCAGAGGCCAGAACCACCACAATGGAGACCTCAACAAAAGCACCAGCCCCTTGTTCGGGATGAACCCCTTCGGTAACAAACCTATGTACACATCGCTTCCGCAACAGAGCGCGTTCCCACCTGCCACCTTCATGTCTCCGATGCAGGCCAGCATGCCTGGGCTGAGGCCATACCCAGGGCTGGATCAGATGGGCTTCCTACCACACATGGCCTACACTTATGCAACAGGAGCAGCTACCTTTGCTGAGATGCAACAGCAGCAGAGGAGAAAATACCAGCGAAAGCCAGGTTTCCAG GGGGAGCTGCTAGACGGAACAGCAGATTATATGTCAGGACTGGATGACATGACCGATTCAGACTCCTGTCTGTCCcggaagaagattaagaagacaGAAAGTG GTAAACGGCCACACCAGTGTCAAATCTGCAAGAAGGCATTCAAACACAAGCACCACCTTATAGAACATTCACGACTGCACTCGGGCGAGAAACCGTACCAGTGTGACAAGTGCGGGAAGCGCTTCTCTCACTCGGGCTCCTACTCCCAGCACATGAACCACCGTTACTCTTACTGCAAGAGGGAGGCTGAGGAGAGGGAGGCGGCCGAAAGAGAGGCCCGGGAGAAGGGCCACCTAGAACCCACAGAGCTACTATTGAGCCGGGCCTACTTACAGGGTATGACTCCTCAGGGCTACCCCGACCTGGAGGACCGCGAGGGCATTCTGAGGGACGGAGGGATGAACGGAGGAATGAGAGATCGTCAGAAGGAAGTTGAAGGAACGTACGTGAAAATAGGACGTAGGGAAGAGGAttttgaggaggaggaagaggagagcgaGAACAAGAGCATGGACACAGATCCAGACACGttgagggatgaggaggagaacGGAGAGCACTCGATGGACGATAGTTCGTTGGACGGGAAAACAGAAACCAAATCGGATCACGAGGACAATATGGAGGACGGCATGTAA
- the zeb2b gene encoding zinc finger E-box-binding homeobox 2b isoform X4, whose translation MKHEIMADGPRCKRRKQANPRRKNEAALNYENVMDTGSETEDEDKLLVSEEDGLLNGVGSPASLTNHDAGSPRVGHALMTKEDEDDDMRDSGVDHVWHDNDMLHASVDGTDEMKDDYDTMGPDTTLQTVGNGTVKNVVDCTSEFEEFFAKRSKLQEESLSESHSHVVSIAEYLQRGDTAIIYPEAPEGEELSRLGTPEVPETNSQEENDLPPGTPDAFAQLLTCPYCDRGYKRLTSLKEHIKYRHEKNEENFACPLCNYTFAYRTQLERHMATHKPGRDQHQLLNQGAGNRKFKCTECGKAFKYKHHLKEHLRIHSGEKPYECPNCKKRFSHSGSYSSHISSKKCIGLIAVNGRMRNNMKTGSSPTSASSSPTNTAITQLRHKLENGNGNGKPLGHHQDQNNHHLNIKTEPLDFNDYKLMMASHGFGGPGPFMNGGMGGNSSPLGIHCSAQSPMQHLGMGIEQQLLGYPSLSNNLSEVQKVLQIVDNTVCRQKMDCKPEEISRLKAYMKELGNQIEEQKQGLTSQVGHQVGLPVVSHNGATKSIIDYTLEKVNEAKACLQSLTTDSKRQISTIKREKSNHMLDLGTDDKMHENNIMFTPFSCQYCKEAFPGPIPLHQHERYLCKMNEEIKTVLQTSENLMPTKQGMFTEKHALLLSSMLSEKSPINPYKDHMSVLKAYFAMNMEPNSEELLKISIAVGLPQEFVKEWFEQRKVYQYGTPRTPPLEQRNNHPDMVLAANNHNHTPAKDSMAARSPVSLIKSNDRDRNRDHHITPTSIAEHHNNVNNCENQLRLMKANTFSGHTKHMGDHSKLDHHSRSSTPSPLNLSSTSSKNSHSSSYTPNSLMSEDLNLNMNQSEQPLDLSLPKLMKEPKHAMTLKSRPKLNSINHHDHSSVPSPREHFEEPLNLAYLKKEFEARGQNHHNGDLNKSTSPLFGMNPFGNKPMYTSLPQQSAFPPATFMSPMQASMPGLRPYPGLDQMGFLPHMAYTYATGAATFAEMQQQQRRKYQRKPGFQGELLDGTADYMSGLDDMTDSDSCLSRKKIKKTESGKRPHQCQICKKAFKHKHHLIEHSRLHSGEKPYQCDKCGKRFSHSGSYSQHMNHRYSYCKREAEEREAAEREAREKGHLEPTELLLSRAYLQGMTPQGYPDLEDREGILRDGGMNGGMRDRQKEVEGTYVKIGRREEDFEEEEEESENKSMDTDPDTLRDEEENGEHSMDDSSLDGKTETKSDHEDNMEDGM comes from the exons ATGAAATGAAAGATGATTATGACACTATGGGGCCTGACACCACTCTTCAGACAGTTGGAAACGGTACAG TTAAGAATGTTGTTGATTGCACTTCAGAATTTGAGGAGTTCTTCGCTAAGCGCAGTAAGCTCCAGGAGGAGAGCCTGAGCGAGAGCCACAGCCACGTGGTCAGCATCGCTGAGTACCTGCAGCGGGGTGACACTGCCATCATTTACCCAGAAGCACCCGAGGGAGAGGAGCTGTCCCGTCTGGGCACGCCCGAAGTGCCTGAAACAAACAGCCAGGAGGAAAATG ACCTGCCACCTGGAACTCCAGATGCTTTCGCCCAACTGTTGACCTGCCCCTACTGCGACCGGGGTTACAAGCGCTTGACATCGCTCAAGGAGCACATCAAGTACCGCCATGAGAAGAATGAGGAGAACTTCGCCTGCCCCCTGTGTAACTACACGTTTGCTTACCGCACTCAGCTTGAGCGACATATGGCCACGCACAAGCCCGGCAGAGATCAG CACCAACTGCTGAACCAGGGGGCTGGCAACCGCAAGTTCAAATGCACAGAATGTGGCAAGGCCTTCAAATACAAGCACCATCTGAAGGAACACCTGCGGattcacagtg GTGAGAAGCCATACGAATGCCCAAACTGCAAGAAGCGCTTCTCTCACTCAGGCTCCTATAGCTCTCACATCAGCAGCAAGAAGTGCATCGGCCTGATAGCAGTCAACGGGAGGATgcgcaacaacatgaagacaggctCTTCCCCTACATCAGCCTCGTCCTCCCCCACTAACACCGCCATCACCCAGCTGAGACACAAGCTAGAGAACGGAAACGGAAATGGCAAGCCCCTGGGCCACCACCAGGACCAGAACAACCACCACCTGAACATCAAAACAGAACCACTAGACTTCAACGACTACAAACTCATGATGGCCTCCCACGGCTTTGGCGGACCTGGGCCCTTCATGAACGGAGGCATGGGGGGAAACAGCAGCCCGCTAGGGATCCACTGCTCAGCCCAGAGCCCCATGCAGCACCTTGGGATGGGGATCGAACAACAGCTCCTGGGCTACCCGTCCCTGAGCAACAACCTGAGCGAGGTCCAGAAGGTGCTCCAGATCGTGGACAACACTGTGTGCAGGCAGAAGATGGACTGCAAACCGGAGGAGATCTCCAGACTCAAGGCTTACATGAAGGAGCTCGGGAACCAGATCGAGGAGCAAAAACAGGGACTGACGTCACAGGTGGGTCACCAGGTTGGTCTTCCAGTCGTCAGCCATAACGGTGCCACTAAAAGCATCATCGACTACACATTAGAAAAAGTGAACGAAGCCAAAGCTTGTCTTCAGAGCTTGACCACGGACTCAAAGAGACAAATTAGCACTATCAAACGAGAGAAATCCAACCACATGCTAGATTTAGGTACCGATGATAAGATGCATGAGAACAATATTATGTTTACACCCTTTTCTTGCCAATACTGCAAAGAAGCCTTCCCAGGCCCAATTCCCTTGCATCAGCATGAACGTTACCTGTGTAAAATGAATGAGGAGATCAAGACAGTTCTCCAGACTAGCGAGAACCTTATGCCCACAAAACAGGGGATGTTTACGGAGAAGCATGCCCTCCTGCTCTCGTCCATGCTGTCTGAGAAAAGCCCCATTAACCCGTACAAGGACCACATGTCAGTGCTCAAGGCCTACTTCGCTATGAACATGGAGCCCAATTCAGAGGAACTACTGAAGATCTCCATAGCGGTCGGCCTTCCTCAGGAATTCGTCAAAGAGTGGTTCGAGCAGAGGAAAGTCTACCAGTACGGCACCCCAAGAACTCCACCACTAGAACAACGGAACAACCATCCAGATATGGTTCTAGCCGCAAACAACCACAACCACACTCCCGCTAAAGACTCAATGGCAGCTAGATCCCCAGTGTCCCTGATCAAGTCTAATGACCGTGACCGCAACCGTGACCACCATATCACGCCCACCTCCATTGCAGAGCACCATAACAACGTCAACAACTGTGAGAACCAACTCAGACTCATGAAAGCTAACACGTTCAGTGGACACACCAAACACATGGGTGACCACTCCAAATTGGACCACCACTCAAGGAGCAGCACACCTTCTCCTTTGAACCTTTCCTCCACATCTTCCAAAAACTCCCATAGTAGCTCATATACTCCAAACAGCCTGATGTCTGAGGACCTGAACCTCAACATGAACCAGTCTGAACAACCACTGGACCTGTCACTGCCAAAGCTCATGAAGGAGCCCAAACACGCCATGACCTTGAAGAGCAGACCTAAACTAAACAGTATTAACCACCATGACCACTCCAGTGTTCCCTCCCCACGAGAGCACTTCGAAGAGCCACTTAACCTGGCCTATCTCAAGAAGGAGTTTGAAGCCAGAGGCCAGAACCACCACAATGGAGACCTCAACAAAAGCACCAGCCCCTTGTTCGGGATGAACCCCTTCGGTAACAAACCTATGTACACATCGCTTCCGCAACAGAGCGCGTTCCCACCTGCCACCTTCATGTCTCCGATGCAGGCCAGCATGCCTGGGCTGAGGCCATACCCAGGGCTGGATCAGATGGGCTTCCTACCACACATGGCCTACACTTATGCAACAGGAGCAGCTACCTTTGCTGAGATGCAACAGCAGCAGAGGAGAAAATACCAGCGAAAGCCAGGTTTCCAG GGGGAGCTGCTAGACGGAACAGCAGATTATATGTCAGGACTGGATGACATGACCGATTCAGACTCCTGTCTGTCCcggaagaagattaagaagacaGAAAGTG GTAAACGGCCACACCAGTGTCAAATCTGCAAGAAGGCATTCAAACACAAGCACCACCTTATAGAACATTCACGACTGCACTCGGGCGAGAAACCGTACCAGTGTGACAAGTGCGGGAAGCGCTTCTCTCACTCGGGCTCCTACTCCCAGCACATGAACCACCGTTACTCTTACTGCAAGAGGGAGGCTGAGGAGAGGGAGGCGGCCGAAAGAGAGGCCCGGGAGAAGGGCCACCTAGAACCCACAGAGCTACTATTGAGCCGGGCCTACTTACAGGGTATGACTCCTCAGGGCTACCCCGACCTGGAGGACCGCGAGGGCATTCTGAGGGACGGAGGGATGAACGGAGGAATGAGAGATCGTCAGAAGGAAGTTGAAGGAACGTACGTGAAAATAGGACGTAGGGAAGAGGAttttgaggaggaggaagaggagagcgaGAACAAGAGCATGGACACAGATCCAGACACGttgagggatgaggaggagaacGGAGAGCACTCGATGGACGATAGTTCGTTGGACGGGAAAACAGAAACCAAATCGGATCACGAGGACAATATGGAGGACGGCATGTAA
- the zeb2b gene encoding zinc finger E-box-binding homeobox 2b isoform X1 — translation MKHEIMADGPRCKRRKQANPRRKNEAALNYENVMDTGSETEDEDKLLVSEEDGLLNGVGSPASLTNHDAGSPRVGHALMTKEDEDDDMRDSGVDHVWHDNDMLHASVDGTDEMKDDYDTMGPDTTLQTVGNGTVKNVVDCTSEFEEFFAKRSKLQEESLSESHSHVVSIAEYLQRGDTAIIYPEAPEGEELSRLGTPEVPETNSQEENDLPPGTPDAFAQLLTCPYCDRGYKRLTSLKEHIKYRHEKNEENFACPLCNYTFAYRTQLERHMATHKPGRDQHQLLNQGAGNRKFKCTECGKAFKYKHHLKEHLRIHSGEKPYECPNCKKRFSHSGSYSSHISSKKCIGLIAVNGRMRNNMKTGSSPTSASSSPTNTAITQLRHKLENGNGNGKPLGHHQDQNNHHLNIKTEPLDFNDYKLMMASHGFGGPGPFMNGGMGGNSSPLGIHCSAQSPMQHLGMGIEQQLLGYPSLSNNLSEVQKVLQIVDNTVCRQKMDCKPEEISRLKAYMKELGNQIEEQKQGLTSQVGHQVGLPVVSHNGATKSIIDYTLEKVNEAKACLQSLTTDSKRQISTIKREKSNHMLDLGTDDKMHENNIMFTPFSCQYCKEAFPGPIPLHQHERYLCKMNEEIKTVLQTSENLMPTKQGMFTEKHALLLSSMLSEKSPINPYKDHMSVLKAYFAMNMEPNSEELLKISIAVGLPQEFVKEWFEQRKVYQYGTPRTPPLEQRNNHPDMVLAANNHNHTPAKDSMAARSPVSLIKSNDRDRNRDHHITPTSIAEHHNNVNNCENQLRLMKANTFSGHTKHMGDHSKLDHHSRSSTPSPLNLSSTSSKNSHSSSYTPNSLMSEDLNLNMNQSEQPLDLSLPKLMKEPKHAMTLKSRPKLNSINHHDHSSVPSPREHFEEPLNLAYLKKEFEARGQNHHNGDLNKSTSPLFGMNPFGNKPMYTSLPQQSAFPPATFMSPMQASMPGLRPYPGLDQMGFLPHMAYTYATGAATFAEMQQQQRRKYQRKPGFQGELLDGTADYMSGLDDMTDSDSCLSRKKIKKTESGMYACDLCDKTFQKSSSLLRHKYEHTGKRPHQCQICKKAFKHKHHLIEHSRLHSGEKPYQCDKCGKRFSHSGSYSQHMNHRYSYCKREAEEREAAEREAREKGHLEPTELLLSRAYLQGMTPQGYPDLEDREGILRDGGMNGGMRDRQKEVEGTYVKIGRREEDFEEEEEESENKSMDTDPDTLRDEEENGEHSMDDSSLDGKTETKSDHEDNMEDGM, via the exons ATGAAATGAAAGATGATTATGACACTATGGGGCCTGACACCACTCTTCAGACAGTTGGAAACGGTACAG TTAAGAATGTTGTTGATTGCACTTCAGAATTTGAGGAGTTCTTCGCTAAGCGCAGTAAGCTCCAGGAGGAGAGCCTGAGCGAGAGCCACAGCCACGTGGTCAGCATCGCTGAGTACCTGCAGCGGGGTGACACTGCCATCATTTACCCAGAAGCACCCGAGGGAGAGGAGCTGTCCCGTCTGGGCACGCCCGAAGTGCCTGAAACAAACAGCCAGGAGGAAAATG ACCTGCCACCTGGAACTCCAGATGCTTTCGCCCAACTGTTGACCTGCCCCTACTGCGACCGGGGTTACAAGCGCTTGACATCGCTCAAGGAGCACATCAAGTACCGCCATGAGAAGAATGAGGAGAACTTCGCCTGCCCCCTGTGTAACTACACGTTTGCTTACCGCACTCAGCTTGAGCGACATATGGCCACGCACAAGCCCGGCAGAGATCAG CACCAACTGCTGAACCAGGGGGCTGGCAACCGCAAGTTCAAATGCACAGAATGTGGCAAGGCCTTCAAATACAAGCACCATCTGAAGGAACACCTGCGGattcacagtg GTGAGAAGCCATACGAATGCCCAAACTGCAAGAAGCGCTTCTCTCACTCAGGCTCCTATAGCTCTCACATCAGCAGCAAGAAGTGCATCGGCCTGATAGCAGTCAACGGGAGGATgcgcaacaacatgaagacaggctCTTCCCCTACATCAGCCTCGTCCTCCCCCACTAACACCGCCATCACCCAGCTGAGACACAAGCTAGAGAACGGAAACGGAAATGGCAAGCCCCTGGGCCACCACCAGGACCAGAACAACCACCACCTGAACATCAAAACAGAACCACTAGACTTCAACGACTACAAACTCATGATGGCCTCCCACGGCTTTGGCGGACCTGGGCCCTTCATGAACGGAGGCATGGGGGGAAACAGCAGCCCGCTAGGGATCCACTGCTCAGCCCAGAGCCCCATGCAGCACCTTGGGATGGGGATCGAACAACAGCTCCTGGGCTACCCGTCCCTGAGCAACAACCTGAGCGAGGTCCAGAAGGTGCTCCAGATCGTGGACAACACTGTGTGCAGGCAGAAGATGGACTGCAAACCGGAGGAGATCTCCAGACTCAAGGCTTACATGAAGGAGCTCGGGAACCAGATCGAGGAGCAAAAACAGGGACTGACGTCACAGGTGGGTCACCAGGTTGGTCTTCCAGTCGTCAGCCATAACGGTGCCACTAAAAGCATCATCGACTACACATTAGAAAAAGTGAACGAAGCCAAAGCTTGTCTTCAGAGCTTGACCACGGACTCAAAGAGACAAATTAGCACTATCAAACGAGAGAAATCCAACCACATGCTAGATTTAGGTACCGATGATAAGATGCATGAGAACAATATTATGTTTACACCCTTTTCTTGCCAATACTGCAAAGAAGCCTTCCCAGGCCCAATTCCCTTGCATCAGCATGAACGTTACCTGTGTAAAATGAATGAGGAGATCAAGACAGTTCTCCAGACTAGCGAGAACCTTATGCCCACAAAACAGGGGATGTTTACGGAGAAGCATGCCCTCCTGCTCTCGTCCATGCTGTCTGAGAAAAGCCCCATTAACCCGTACAAGGACCACATGTCAGTGCTCAAGGCCTACTTCGCTATGAACATGGAGCCCAATTCAGAGGAACTACTGAAGATCTCCATAGCGGTCGGCCTTCCTCAGGAATTCGTCAAAGAGTGGTTCGAGCAGAGGAAAGTCTACCAGTACGGCACCCCAAGAACTCCACCACTAGAACAACGGAACAACCATCCAGATATGGTTCTAGCCGCAAACAACCACAACCACACTCCCGCTAAAGACTCAATGGCAGCTAGATCCCCAGTGTCCCTGATCAAGTCTAATGACCGTGACCGCAACCGTGACCACCATATCACGCCCACCTCCATTGCAGAGCACCATAACAACGTCAACAACTGTGAGAACCAACTCAGACTCATGAAAGCTAACACGTTCAGTGGACACACCAAACACATGGGTGACCACTCCAAATTGGACCACCACTCAAGGAGCAGCACACCTTCTCCTTTGAACCTTTCCTCCACATCTTCCAAAAACTCCCATAGTAGCTCATATACTCCAAACAGCCTGATGTCTGAGGACCTGAACCTCAACATGAACCAGTCTGAACAACCACTGGACCTGTCACTGCCAAAGCTCATGAAGGAGCCCAAACACGCCATGACCTTGAAGAGCAGACCTAAACTAAACAGTATTAACCACCATGACCACTCCAGTGTTCCCTCCCCACGAGAGCACTTCGAAGAGCCACTTAACCTGGCCTATCTCAAGAAGGAGTTTGAAGCCAGAGGCCAGAACCACCACAATGGAGACCTCAACAAAAGCACCAGCCCCTTGTTCGGGATGAACCCCTTCGGTAACAAACCTATGTACACATCGCTTCCGCAACAGAGCGCGTTCCCACCTGCCACCTTCATGTCTCCGATGCAGGCCAGCATGCCTGGGCTGAGGCCATACCCAGGGCTGGATCAGATGGGCTTCCTACCACACATGGCCTACACTTATGCAACAGGAGCAGCTACCTTTGCTGAGATGCAACAGCAGCAGAGGAGAAAATACCAGCGAAAGCCAGGTTTCCAG GGGGAGCTGCTAGACGGAACAGCAGATTATATGTCAGGACTGGATGACATGACCGATTCAGACTCCTGTCTGTCCcggaagaagattaagaagacaGAAAGTGGTATGTACGCGTGTGACTTGTGCGACAAAACATTCCAGAAGAGCAGTTCCCTCCTAAGACACAAATATGAACACACAG GTAAACGGCCACACCAGTGTCAAATCTGCAAGAAGGCATTCAAACACAAGCACCACCTTATAGAACATTCACGACTGCACTCGGGCGAGAAACCGTACCAGTGTGACAAGTGCGGGAAGCGCTTCTCTCACTCGGGCTCCTACTCCCAGCACATGAACCACCGTTACTCTTACTGCAAGAGGGAGGCTGAGGAGAGGGAGGCGGCCGAAAGAGAGGCCCGGGAGAAGGGCCACCTAGAACCCACAGAGCTACTATTGAGCCGGGCCTACTTACAGGGTATGACTCCTCAGGGCTACCCCGACCTGGAGGACCGCGAGGGCATTCTGAGGGACGGAGGGATGAACGGAGGAATGAGAGATCGTCAGAAGGAAGTTGAAGGAACGTACGTGAAAATAGGACGTAGGGAAGAGGAttttgaggaggaggaagaggagagcgaGAACAAGAGCATGGACACAGATCCAGACACGttgagggatgaggaggagaacGGAGAGCACTCGATGGACGATAGTTCGTTGGACGGGAAAACAGAAACCAAATCGGATCACGAGGACAATATGGAGGACGGCATGTAA